A single region of the Hippoglossus hippoglossus isolate fHipHip1 chromosome 17, fHipHip1.pri, whole genome shotgun sequence genome encodes:
- the dcaf8 gene encoding DDB1- and CUL4-associated factor 8 isoform X2 has translation MAEADGKSTALNVGSSDEKEPGEDQHKEGDASGSNEGETQSSSQDVAPKETGEASGDKPMPGVEGETGTNGEEEEEDTDSMDGSGLYSLTEDGERESEGGRHERAKDKDGRKRAARKRNRPGGGNNHSSSSDEDDDEDEDEEEQKDDDEDEDDDDDDDEAMEAWLGAELCELRGPIWRSVPSLLSREIGRDSHQFVRRVCAARGLVQRLELQGRLEKHTGCVNTLHFNPSGTRLASGSDDLRVVIWNWAIRHAELEFDSGHKSNVFQAKFLPHSGDSTLAMCARDGQIRVAELSATQRCKNTKRVAQHKGAAHKLALEPDSPCSFLSAGEDAVVFGIDLRLDRPANKLAVVKEGDKKVGLYTIYVNPAKTQQFAVGGRDQYVRIYDQRKINENDNNGVLKKFCPSHLVSSESKTNITCLVYSHDGTELLVSYNDEDIYLFDANHSDGADYRRRYKGHRNNATVKGVNFYGPSSEFVVSGSDCGHIYLWDKNSARIVQFMEGDRGGVVNCLEPHPHLPGMATSGLDHDIKLWAPTAESPTGLKGLKEVMKKNKRERDEDSVRHGDQYDTQLLWFLMRHMRNRRPTRTRREGADPDSDESWSSPDSSDEEEGGPDHVQCMSS, from the exons ATGGCCGAGGCTGACGGCAAATCCACTGCGCTGAACG TAGGTTCCTCTGATGAAAAGGAGCCTGGAGAAGATCAACACAAGGAGGGAGATGCCTCTGGAAGCAATGAAGGAGAAACACAGTCTTCTTCTCAAGATG TAGCTCCCAAGGAAACAGGCGAGGCGTCTGGAGACAAGCCAATGCCAGGTGTGGAAGGAGAGACAGGCACAAAtggcgaggaggaagaggaagacacagACAGCATGGATGGCAGCGGCCTCTACTCCCTGACCGAGGAtggtgaaagagagagtgagggaggcaGACATGAGAGGGCAAAGGACAAAGATGGTCGTAAAAGGGCAGCAAGAAAGAGGAATAGACCCGGCGGTGGCAACAACCACTCCTCCAGCTCGGACGAGGATGacgatgaggatgaagatgaagaagaacagAAAGATGATGacgaggatgaagatgatgatgatgatgatgatgaggccATGGAAGCGTGGTTGGGAGCAGAGCTCTGTGAACTCCGTGGGCCTATTTGGCGGTCTGTGCCCTCACTGCTCTCCAGGGAGATCGGCAGGGACTCGCACCAGTTTGtgaggcgtgtgtgtgcagcccgAGGCCTCGTGCAGAGGCTGGAGCTGCAGGGCCGCCTGGAGAAGCACACGGGCTGCGTCAACACGTTGCACTTCAACCCCTCGGGCACTCGCCTGGCGTCAGGCAGCGACGATCTGCGAGTTGTGATCTGGAACTGGGCCATCCGCCACGCTGAGCTGGAGTTTGACAGTGGTCACAAGAGCAACGTCTTTCAG GCGAAGTTCCTGCCTCACAGCGGAGACTCCACGTTGGCCATGTGTGCTCGAGACGGTCAGATCAGAGTGGCGGAGCTGTCTGCCACACAGCGCTGCAAGAACACCAAGCGGGTGGCACAGCACAAAGGGGCAGCACACAAG ctGGCCCTCGAGCCAGATTCGCCCTGCTCCTTCCTGTCTGCCGGAGAGGACGCTGTGGTGTTTGGAATTGACCTGCGTCTCGACCGACCTGCCAA TAAACTGGCGGTTGTAAAGGAGGGTGATAAAAAAGTTGGGCTTTACACCATCTACGTCAACCCAGCAAAGACACAACAATTTGCTGTGGGCGGTCGAGATCAGTACGTCAG GATCTATGACCAGAGGAAGATTAATGAGAACGATAACAATGGCGTACTGAAAAAGTTTTGTCCTTCACATTTGGTTTCCAGTGAGTCCAAAACCAACATAACCTGCCTTGTGTACAGTCACGATGGCACAG AGCTCCTGGTCAGTTACAACGATGAGGACATCTACCTGTTTGACGCCAACCACAGCGACGGGGCCGACTATCGCAGGAGATACAAGGGACACCGCAACAACGCCACAG TGAAGGGGGTGAACTTCTACGGGCCGAGCAGCGAGTTCGTGGTCAGTGGCAGTGACTGCGGACACATCTACCTGTGGGACAAGAATTCTGCACGAATCGTCCAGTTCATGGAGGGAGACCGAGGAGGAGTG GTGAACTGTTTGGAGCCTCATCCCCATTTGCCTGGTATGGCCACCAGTGGGTTAGACCACGACATCAAACTGTGGGCCCCCACGGCGGAAAGTCCCACAGGACTCAAGGGTCTAAAGGAG GTGATGAAGAAGAACAAGCGGGAGCGCGATGAAGACAGCGTGCGCCATGGCGACCAGTACGACACCCAGCTGCTGTGGTTCCtaatgagacacatgaggaacagACGGCCCACGAGG ACTCGTCGTGAAGGTGCAGATCCAGAC